Within Sphaerodactylus townsendi isolate TG3544 linkage group LG05, MPM_Stown_v2.3, whole genome shotgun sequence, the genomic segment AGGTATATAAAGCAGTGTGCCTGTTAAagcaggtatatatatatataaagcaggtATATACCACTCAAAGAGGTATAAAGCAGTGTGCCTGTTAGCATTCTAAAATACCTCAGTCAAAATAGTTCCTTTAAGTCAGGAGCAATAAAATTCTGGGTCTTTTGGTACTTAATTTAAAGGAAGGTCATTGGGAGTCCGGGATATTGTTCAAGGTCAAATGTGCCTCTTTCTGCCTCTTTGATAAGGTAAACACATCTGAGGTTGCAGTATGTGAAATCACTGGTGGAAATTCCTGTCAACCCCATTATAAGAAACTGTGAGCTTGTGCTGGTGGTGCAGAAAATGTTGACTATTAAATCAGTTCAACACAGCAGCTAAGAGAAGTCACTGGGGACCAGAAAGGATCCTGGTTCATGTCTCTTCTAGGACAAATTCACCAGACCTGGAGTCTGTTATTCTCTCACTTTTTGGCCTCTGTATCTTGCAACATAGGGGATAAAAATACTGGCCTACCTAACAGGGTTACAGTAATGGTTATCGTGATGGGACATGTAAAGCACTTCGAACGCTGAAAGCCTGTACAAATATGAATAGttattgtactgtcgaaggctttcacggccggattcaactggtcgtggtgggttttccgggctgcgtggccgtggtctggtggatcttgtgcctaacgtttcgcctgcatctgtggctggcatcttcagaggtgtatcacagagggaagtctcgcctgcatctgtggctggcatcttcagaggtgtatcacagagggaagtctgttacaatgTCCTTCCAATTCGGAAGGTAAAAGAGGTTCCATCAGGGTCAAAGCATTCAGccggggctgggggcgggggagggggggataatcCAATCAGATAGGTTCACTTCCTAACAATAGGGGGCAAGAGCTAAGGCTACCTAGGAGCTCTCCCATGTCAGGTCGGAGCTCTGAGTTCAATCGAAATATTTGAGGCCCAGCTGCAATTAGTGATCAAGTTACACCTGAAGCTAAGGAACATGAGACATGAAACTAACGAAACTGCGTCCAAATAACATGCAGAGTGCATTTCCCTTATTACTAAACAACCGAACTGCATTCCCCAGCGTGATGGATAGAGCATCTAACGAAGCATACACAAcagtctaagacagtggtggcgaacctatggtatggatgccagagatggcactcagagccgcctctgtgggcacgcgcaaacagagtcccccccccacacacacacacacatctaggctggcctgggacgctgggctcaattattagcattaaacctaagacctagttttggggaagcagtgtaggtaaccctgttaagcgctgttaaaccccactgattttcatgcgaagaactaaagcgcgatcctttacctgggagtaagcttggttgctggcaatggggcttgttctgagttgtgattcacccgttggaagagttgcacagtcgcttcaaagcaaagccaccaactaccaccaagcttactcctgagtaacacatgcctcggagccaaccattttttctaaactaaaacctcagtattcaggttaaattgccacgttggcacttcgcgataaataagtgggttttgggttgcagtttgggcactcggtctcgaaaaggttcgccatcactggtctaagagaTATGAGCCCCAGCACCTTTCTAGAGACACATTTAAATTCACCTACACATCCATCTCCTGTGCAGGTGGACAGGGTCAAATTTTTGTGcctaaaaatttttggacaactgtaatgttatatatcgagaaactggtgaagattaacattgggataaataatgatttaatgttcatgggtgtaatggaggatagaaggatagataaaaaaaatatagctatatgtataaaataatgatcaaagcagcacaggcaacaatagctttaggctggaaagaaaagaaaaaaaatggacaatccagaaatggttggaatacatctgggaacaagtgacactggacatttttgacataataacaaagaataaactgtggcaagataaacagagcgaaatcttgaagatatggaccatagaCGGGGACTGGacgaaagaagctggagtcaatgaggagaaatgggagaagagattacaaagaatgaacttactgctgtttgtttgataaaactatgaagaaaatacagggggggaggggggaaatgtattgtttgaaaacgaatgaagaagagcatTCAtctaaaatggaatattcaaatgatacaataaaaattatttttttaaaaaattgtgcctgTTCTTGGGGAGACCACGTCTGACAGTGGCCCTTTGACCGGACCAGGAGGACTCCTTCTTAACATCTGGTTTGAAGGAGATCGGGCCGTTGGCTGCGGCCTACGTCATTTCAcaagcagagaagaaaaagaaggccaCTCACCCGAACAATGTAAGAGACTCCTGGGCCCAAAACTCTTTCGTCGGGATGCAGCCAGCCCTGCACCGGTTTGCTGATGAAGCTCCCTTTACGGCTCCATTCGTCTCTGGCCAGCTTGGCCCCCTCGGCCGGAGGGGCCTTCCGCCCACCCCtggcccctcctctcagcctgCTCATCACCTGCAAGCTGCAAGGTGCGGCACACACCGGCTCACAGGCGCTGAGGACAGCAGCTAGGCCCGAAGAGGACGACGGTGACCCCGAACCGGTCCCGGCTTCTCCAGGGCTCCCTGTTTTGGCCGAGGCTGACAGCTCTTTGCTGGCGCTGGAAGGGCTGCGGCTGAGGAAGCCCGAAGGGCTGGAGAATTTCCACTGGGGCATTTTAGGGATCAGCATGCAGAAAGTGGTCACGGCCTCCTGTTCGTCGCCCAGCGGAGGAGGGCAAGGGTGGGCCAGGGCGGTGGCCGGGGGCGGCGGGGACGGGGTGGCCGCGGCGACCTTGCTGCTCATGGCTGGCTTCTCGGAGGATGTCAGCGAGCCGTTCTGAAAACGATCATACTTGGGTTCTGTTAGCATGCCCAGCCGCCGCTCGTCTGGCTAAGTGGTTTTAGAGTGCTCGGGCCGCTCCTGTGCGCGCTGAGCTCTGGTTCGCCTATCgctaccaccccccaccccccatccacaGCCACAACCTCAAGCAACCACCCCCTCTTGGGAAGATCACTTCACATCATGATGTAATGGTGTTATGGCTTTTCCACCGGCTGACTGCTGCAGAACTTGATCGCTCGCCTTGTCGCTGAGATGAACCCCCGTCTCGTTTGCAGACAAGATGAGCCAGGCCGTTCGCTTCGAACAGACTCCTCCCAAAGGTTCGGGATTGGGGCCAGGGCAGAATGGAAGCCCAAATTGGCCTGTTTTAAGGAAACAGGAGCATCATGAAGGCACACGAGACAAATTCATCTCAGAAGTTGTGTCTTGGACTTCGGTTGGTTGCATTTCTCGAGGTTTTGCCTTTCAGCAAGCTAGACCTCCGAGCAAGCCCCCCCTTACTCGCCTTTCAGATGTGTCTCCAGAAAACAGCTTCAAGGGGTTTACGACACATTTGAAACCACAAAAACCCAAGCAGACATTTGAAAGAACCAGACGGCGGCATCATTTAATAGAATCAGCCTCAAACCAGCATTTAACAAAAAacaataacatcacatcatggcaaaaaaacaacaacccagaaaccaaagcattattttttttaaaaaaaaatcagcatgataTCCATAAAACTGGGCTAGATGAAGAAAAGTACAGGTAAAGTACAGGGTGGTAAAGTACAGGTAAAGAAAAGTACAGGTAAAGTACAGGTAAAGTACAGGGTGGTAAAATGACCccattaaataaaaaatacaaggACTCATGAATCTGCCCCAGACTGACTCAGACCCCTAGCTCATCCAGATGAGTATTATCCACACAGACTGGTAATAGATCAGGAGCGGGAGGGGGGGGTCCCTCAGCTGACTCATGGGCCTCTCGAGGCAGTTCCCCCGCccctgctgcaggctcaccagtccaggcacccccaaCCCCCAATCCCGTTCTGGGCCCATCCAAGGCAGAGCCCTCCGCCCCAAGGCAGCCtaaatgtcaggaggcctgtatttggggattttgcttatgctgctgtttcaatgcactgggggaggtggaatgggttaaatgcatttctaactgtctcttcactggggtgctgtgtggtttccgggctgcgtggccgtgttctagcagcattctctcctgacgtttcgcctgcatctgtggctggcatcttcagaggatgtctgCATCAGTGTCTCTTCGCTGTTTCTGTAGATTGTAGAATGCTATGCAGTACCAGGTGGCGTTCAAGGTCACTGCTTGCCCATCTTATGTTATCTTTCTGACACTTACTTTTGGGCgcactttcccaggctgggggggggggggtgtgcaagctgttttaattactgggttttgcgtgggcttttctcagttctggctttgGCCAGGGCAGATCCTGAACCattaaaactactgttcttcaacaagagtttgtgtgtgtttttgggattctgacactaaccaagtcacatttatagcACATCCAGAaagcggtgggatccagccggttcgcaccacttcggcagaaccggttgttaaaagggtgcttgtaaacaaccggttgttgaattatttgaatcccaccactgcatccaacTCTTGTAACAAAGGAATCcgacacccctgctttaaccgGACGTCAGGATGGAAAAGGGGACTTTCTGCAAGCAAAGCTATCCCACTGAGCCACGGACCCTCTTCCGGTCAACTATAATAATTGAATATGGACCTCAAAGGCATTCAGAATACAGAAGAGTCCTGGAAATTTGAGGTGAAGCCTgcctggaaagggggtggggtttaCAGAAGGAGCTTAGCAAGGATTcggataccatagagtctgccttccagaGCATCCACTTGCTCCAAGGGAAACGATCTCTGTGCTATTGTGATCAATTGTCATTCTGGGGAAATTCCAGGTTCCACAGAGAGATTGATAACCATCACCAAAAAGCCCTTTCTCTGGTCACTTCGCAGCTCTGTGGGTAAAGCCACATAGAACAGGCCTTGAGAGTAAGACAatgtaggggtgtccaactctggtgccgcagatgttcatggactatgattcccatcagcccttgccagcatggccaattggctggtgggaattgtagtccatgaacatctggaggaccattgGTTGCGCACCCCTGCCTCAATGCCAGGTAGAATTAACATGGGAGACAGCGGTCCTTCCATAGTATCTAAAAACCCATCAGCAAAACTGACACTTTGAAGaagtccaaaaataaataaacacacaactATAAATGCATGCATGGAGATTAAACTCCATTTCTAAAATTAACAACGTTGGATAATATTAGGATCAAGGGAATGTGccccatttcatttcttttccgGTTCATTTGTATTTTAGTAGTCAGTTTTGTTCACATTAGGTCCTGATGTTATATTACTTTAAATGGAACTTTTACTGCATTTGCACGTACTACAGTTGTCATTTATGAGGCTGGTATATTTCGTTCGTTTACCTACTACAATTAACGGTGAAAAATGCGAAAAGTTTGCAAGAAAGATTTGGTGCAAGGAATTGGAACAgattgtcatgagccagcccctgggtacctaCCAGGACATGGAGGACTCAGAGGCAGAACCGGAGGACACAGAGCAGCCAGAGGtgactgctcctgaggaagaccaggcagcagagccaacgcccagccctgccctgcctgatgatgtacaggtggaggagcctgcggATCCTCCTAGGAAACCCAgtgatgagtcagctgtgcagaggaggcagaagcagaggctgctactgcagaagcacagaaggagtgcgcgtttggcagcaaggtatgggagattggAAGTTTCTGCATCTGATGACGACtaacagaatcccagccccctgaacaaggctctctagtTACCACTGAGGATCCCAGCCTTAGCTCAGAATGGGCTTGCTTTAAAGCCAGTAGTGAGTCTCAAATGCTAGTTATCACTGAGGATCCCAGCCTTAGCTCGGAATGGGCTTGGTTTAACGATGCAATTTGGGCTCAGCTCAACCCTAAGTAAGCTCATTTTACACTCAGGCCCATTCTATCATACTGACAGTAGCAGGAACCCACTGACACCAGGCACTGGAGCTATTGGCTAGTGCCAGGGACTGCATTCAAGTCCTCAAAGCACCTGGCACAGCAGCAAACTTGCTTCCTTCCCGGGTGTCCGAAAGAACTCTGCCCTCGCTGGGCATGCTGACTAAAAAGAAAGGATGCCGTTCCAGTGGCGTTTGAAAACATTTGATCACCAGGATGATTCTTTAAAAGCGAATTCAAAAATTAGGCGGCTTGGCTGCCTGCGTTCCAATTACCCCCGCCTCTCCCAGTTTTATTGAGGGATTTGTCAAACTATTCAAGACTTccagttaccctgtttccccgaatataagacatccccggaaaataagacattgtagaggttttgctgaagtgcgaaatataagggatcccccaaaagtaagacgtagcaaagtttttgtttggaagcatgtccgacgaacagaacacagaaaaataagacatcccctgaaaataagacatagcgcatctttgggagcaaaaattaatataagacactgtcttattttcggggaaacacggtagaagtcTTCAGTGAGATTTCTTCTCCCATTCTTCAATCCAACCACTAGGAGGAGCTAAAGAAACGTCCTCCTGGTACCCAAATCACATAGGAATCTTAACAGTTTAAAAAAGGATGTTTTCAGGCAAATGTCATTAAGAGTTTTTATTTCATACAGTTACATCACACAGTTCCATAGCCTTTTGACCCTCCTGTAGGCAAACTGTCTTCTCTGCACCAGAGTTGTATttcataagaagagtcctgcagCATcacactaccctgtttccccccaaataaaCCCTAgtatgatttttcgggatttttggaggatgcttgaaatataagccctactccaaaaataaaccctagtcacagattccctggtgcagctgatctggtggggggggggggcaaaatcatggagaaaaaaaagacatcccctgaaaataagccctaacgcatcttttggagcaaaaattaatataagaccctgtcttattctCGGAAACTCgatatctagtccagcattctgtttcccatgGCAAGTAATCTGAGTGCACAAAATCTAAGCCTCAAGGTTGCTGTCCTCCCCGCCTCTGAGCAACTGGGGTTCAGAGGTAGACAGCTCCTAAACATGGAGGTTACACTTAGCCATTACGGCTGTCAACTATTTGTGGGCCTAACCTCCACTCAAGCCCCTTGCGGAACCATGCCCCCCACTTGTGGATATGTCACCCTACTGGAAGTTCTGGGGCTGAAAAACCCCACATTCGTTCTAAGAGGTTTCTCTGTTAGTAAAAGcaccagaaagaagaagaagaagaagaagaagaagaagaagaagaagaagaagaagaagaagaagaagaagaagaagaagaagaagaagaggaggaggaggaggaggaggaggaggaggaggaggtgaagaagaagaagaagaagaagaagaagagtttggatttatatcccccctttctctcctgcaggagactcaaaggggcttacaatctccttgcccttcccccctcacaacaaacaccctgtgaggtgggtggggctgagagagctctgagaagctgtgactagctgaaggtcacccagctggtgtgtgtgggagtgcactggctaatctgaattccccagataagcctccacagctcaggcgccagagctgggaatcaaacccagttcctccagattagatacacgagctcttaacctcctacgccactgctgctcctccaaggaGGTGTCTACTGTTGAGCTGGATCAGTGCAAAGCGATGGTTGTCTGTGTACCATTCTTTATCCTCCGGTGAGAGATCTCCTTCTTCTCACAGGTAGAACCGAGGGCATCCACTGCATCGGCCAGAAGGACTTGCTGAAGCAAGTGAACGGCAGAGGTCACCATCTTTACAAGCTGGGTCTCATGAGGTATCATGGGTAGAAGGAACAATTTGGAAACCCTACTCCCCACGTCTCCCCCACAACAAATTTTGCcagcttccttcctcccctttacCCCATTACTTGGCCCTCAGCTTCCCGCATAGTGCCAGCATGTAAGTGGTTAAGAGTCATGGACTCTTTCTTGGTTCAATTCCTTGGTCCTCCACACAAACaccagactctcatctggaggaccagatttgattcctaGCTCCTGTAAATGAAGGctagtgggtgaccttggcttgtcacagttatctcagaactctctcagccccacctaccccacaagatgtctgttgtggggagaggaaagaaaggaatttgtaagtcactttgagactccttcatcTATAGGTCAGCTGCTTTAATGACTGGAATGGGGGCTGGCTGCTTAGCcactatatcaggggtcttcaaactatggccctccagatgttcatagactacaattcccatgagccctaccacttggccatgccagcaagggctgatgggaattgtagtccatgaacatctggagggccatagtttgaagacccctgcactatatcCTTTAAATGCTACTGTTAAGAGAATGAGAGTCTTCCATATCATAAGCAGCTACCAGCCAAGCCAGTGGTTCGTAGATCATCTTTTGTATCCTTTAAGGGGAACTGGGAGCTCAAAGTTGCTTCAGTGATCCCAAGAACCTGGCTTCCAGGCTAGGTTGTACCAAGAAGCTGAAGAATGTTTATTGAGAAATTCTGTGGTGCTAGGGAAATGAGTGGATCatgaccaggaaaaaaaatcctgagttgGTGGAAAAGTTGGCTagaggcaacaacaacaacaagaaaagtTGGCTagaggaaagaagaaggaggagcagcagtggcgtaggaggttaagagctcgtgtatctaatctggaggaaccgggtttgattcccagctctgccgcctgagctgtggag encodes:
- the SHC2 gene encoding SHC-transforming protein 2, encoding MLTEPKYDRFQNGSLTSSEKPAMSSKVAAATPSPPPPATALAHPCPPPLGDEQEAVTTFCMLIPKMPQWKFSSPSGFLSRSPSSASKELSASAKTGSPGEAGTGSGSPSSSSGLAAVLSACEPVCAAPCSLQVMSRLRGGARGGRKAPPAEGAKLARDEWSRKGSFISKPVQGWLHPDERVLGPGVSYIVRYMGCIEILRSMRSLDFNTRTQVTKEAINRLYEAVPGVKGTWKKKAPNKALFSILGKSNLRFAGISIVVNISINGLNLMIPTTRQGCSAPRGLGCSELWGSFSALPTGRLTFPAPHALILLGSGISSSWKGWIVLCDGGKLLAGPALLVGHCRD